A segment of the Zingiber officinale cultivar Zhangliang chromosome 8B, Zo_v1.1, whole genome shotgun sequence genome:
ACTAAACACTGAAAATAACCTTTTACAAAAAGTAAAATAAGTTTGtatataataaatttttcctCGGGATCTTGTGAGTTTCCTACATCAAACTATCCTTTTCCATGCCTAAGGAAAAGATTGTTGGATTAAATTTAATAGAATGAAATTTAAAGAtctagataataaaaaattaaaaaatattttttaaatgaaataaatatttatttataattaaaataaatttattagaaAGAAAAATCATCAACCTCCAAAATACAAAATTAATGTATGATTCCGACAGGTgtcccttcccttcccttccgaCCAAGTTGCAGTCTTTTTCTATGCTAGAACTGTTTTTGGAAAGGAACAAGAAAATGGCGAAGGTGAGGAGGCAGAGCCACAGCGACCAAGTCCGAGTGCGTGGAGTGGAAACAGACATCGCCCTCTTGAGCTGGGTTGTTGTAGCAGTTCCGTAATTGCGGTTTTGGTACTTGTTAGGGCTGCTCGCCTTCGCCCCTGTTGGGAAGGAAAATGGAGAGCCGGATGGAGTCAACtgaggtggaggaggaggaggaggagatgcATCACTGCGGTGATGAGGAAGCCACAGTCGCCGCCATGGCGGAGGAGCCTAGCATCGACGCCGACAAGTTGAGCTACGAGATCTTCTCTATTTTAGAAAGCAAATTCCTTTTTGATTACGACGACCACAACAAGCTCTGGCTTTCCGCCGCTCCGTCTGTGGCTGACTCCGCCCCGCCTGCGCCGGAGGAGGCGATGCAGTCGTCCTCCTTCGGGAACCAGAGGGGCAAGGTTTGCGTTCTCTGCATCGACGGCGGCGGGGGAGGCGGCATGCGGGGTATTCTCCCTGGGAAAGCCGTTTCTTACCTGGAGCAGGCTCTCAAGGCCAAGTCCGGCGACCCCGACGCGCGAATCTCTGATTATTTCGACCTCGCCGCTGGCACCGGCGTCGGGGGTGTCTTTGTCGCCATGCTCTTCGCTAGCCGCGACGGCGTCCGCCCGCTTTTCGAGGCCGACGACACCTGGCGCTTCCTCGCCGACAAGGGCAATAATCTCTTGCGGAAGGCATCGTCTTCGCGCAGCGCGTTCCTCCGCTGCCTCTCGCTCCGCGGCGGCGCGTCGACGACGGCGGCCGTGGACAGGGCGATGAAGGAGGCGTTTGGCAAGGACCTGACCCTTCGGGACACGGTGAAGCCTGTGCTGATCCCCTGCTACGACCTGCTGACCTCCGCTCCGCTCGTGTTCTCGCGCGCCGACGCCGTGGAGAGCGAGGGCTTCAACTTCCGGCTATGGGAGGTCTGCCGCGCGACGTGGGCCGAGCCGGGGCTGTTCGCTCCAGCGGAGATCAGCTCCGTGGACGGGACCACCGCCTGCGTCGGCGTCGACGGCGGACTGACGATGAGCAACCCTACGGCGGCGGCGATCACGCACGTGCTACACAACAAGTACGAGTTCCCCTTCGTGCGCGGGGTGGAGGACCTGATGGTGCTTTCCCTCGGATGCGGGGACGCCGTCGATGGCCGGCGAGGGGCCAGGGAGTGGACTATCCCCGTCGCGCGCATCGCGGCCGGCGGCGCCGCAGACCTCGTGGACCAGTCCGTCGCGCTCGCCTTCGGCCAGTGCCGGAGCTCCAACTACGTTCGCGTGCAGGTAGGCGCGCGCCAAATCTCGCTTCCGCCTCTGAAATCTGATCTGTAGCCACGCTTTTGGATGCTTCGTCAGGGTAATGGCCGGAGAATCAGCGGCGACGCGGACTGCTGCGACGTGAAGGCGCTGTCGCAGGCATCTGAAGAAATGCTGAGACAGAAGAACGTGGAATCTGTGCTGTTCGCCGGGAAGAGGGTGAAGCAGGAGACGAACATGGAGAAGCTCGAGTGGTTCGCCGGGGAGCTCGTGCTGGAGCACCGGAGAAGGAGTTGCCGCATCGCTCCCACCGTCGCATTCAAGCGAGCGATCCCAAAGCCCACAAATCGGTCTTAGCAGGGTGTTGTTTATTTGATTATGCTCTCGTATCGTATCCATCGTTTTTTTTCTTCACCAGAACATCGTCTCGATCAGATCGACCTCAGAATTGCTGGAAGGAAAAGGATGTTTTCTTCTTGCATCGATCTCGTGAGATTCTCCCAACTGTAAATAAATTGTCTGATCCTATCGCGGGGAGAAGACGCACTGACTAAATGAATGTTGACGGAGGAAACATTTTGAGCTGGGAGCTGCGCGGACTTAGAGCTAGAATCTGTGGATCTGTGCACGTCATAGAAACCAATAGAAATGTTAGATTGAGAATTAGGGAGGGGTCTCTCGTAGAGACACTTCGAAATTCATGTCAAAATAGTAGTGGACTGAAAATGTAGAAGATGAATTAGTAGAATAGTAATATGAATGCGTGTGTGCGTTTACGTGTGAGCATTTGAGTATACGTGGTTAATGAAGAAGATCCTCATTTTATACCATTTTTCATAATCTTTGTAGTAATGAGACGATAAAAATATCTTGTGTCGGGATATATCTGGTGGTGGAGAACATACAATAGTTTTCCTCATACTAGAATAAGGGAATATTCTCGGGTGAATAGCTGCTattatttgataaattattaTGATTTTCTAATAATATTGTCTCCTGGAGGAGATTCGATCGAGCGGATATAGGTTAGGAGTTGCGCCCTGAAGAGACGAGAAATTGAGTCTAGAGGTCCTGTTCATGAGTGGGGAGTTTAGCCCATATGTTCGACCGGCTCTGGGGCCGCTCTGGGGTCGCTTAGGTTTATGCTGAGAATCTTGCATTGGAAGAGTGGGGAGCTAAGCTCCATATGTCTGGTCGGCTCTAGGGCCCAATTAGTTGTATGCTGAAAGACTTGCACAGGAAAAAGTCAGGGAAGCTAAGACAATTATGTTCGGCTGGCTCTAGGGCTCGACCGGTTGTATGCTGAGAGACTTGAGTGGTGAAGTGAGGAGCTAAGCCCTATATGTCCGGCCGACTATAGGGCCTGAGGGCTGCATGCTAAGAGACTTACACAGGAGAAGTGGGGAGGTAAGCCCCGTATGCCCGGCCGACTCTAAGGTCCAACCAATTGTATGTCGAGAGACTTGCATAGGAGAAGTGGAGAGCTAAGGCCCGTATACCCGGTTGATTCTAGGACCGCTCGAGTTTATGCTAGGAGTCTTGTCCATGAGAAGTGAAGAGCTAGGCCTCATAAGTCCGACTAGCTCTGTGGCCCGACATTTGTATGCTGAGAGATTTATACAAGAGAAGTAAGGAGCTAAACCTTGTATGCCCGACTAACTCTAGGGTTCGACCGACTGTATGCTGAAAGATTTATATAGGAGAAGTGGGGAGTTAAGCCTCATATGCTCGGTCGGCTCTAGGGCCGCTTGGATTTATGTTGGAAACCCTACATCTGAGAGGTGGCTCATTTAGATATTTATACCCAACTGTCATTTCATCTTAACTTTGACCGCGACATCATTTTGACTATCGACTCCATATTACCTTTGGAGTCACTcacaattgttggtgcaacatccctcaggtcaaggttaacctggttgaccaagctgagtcctggtttgagtttagatgtttgacaataagatattgattgaagaaaagtcaagtaggtcaagggagtgaccggatacttaactgggaagtcctagtgagtgaagctaggcagatggaaagtcctagtgagtgaagctaggcagatggaaagtcctagtgagtgaagctaggcagatggaaaaccctagtgagtgaaactaggtgaaagtcctggtgagtgaagccaggcaagggaaaattcagatggatcaaggatgatcggacatctagtgttgggaagtccaagtaggtcaaaggattgactggatacttggcatgaggaaatccagatgggtcaaggttgaccagacatctggtggaagtccaagtaggtcaagggagtgaccggatacttggcacgactagaaaagtccaagtgggtcaaagggattgaccagacacttggtgggaagtcctagcaggtcaaagaagtgaccagatgctaggcatgatgtaccaacgggtcaaggttgaccgggtgttggtttggtaggcttgggacttggttttgggcaaaaaccaagtactggatcgatcagtggatcgatcagtggatcgatccaagcctttcctagcgaacagagagcctctggatcgatccgtggatcgatccagatgtcccaatcgatcagtggatcgattgggacgcggctgcttcgcgcgataagcgctggatcgatccatggatcgatccagacgtttttcccagagcacagaggcgctctggatcgatccgtgaatcgatccaaagcctccccgatcgattgggaacattcgaatcgatcgagatccgaccgttggcgtcgataaaggccgcaggcgcatgattccttcggcatcgcttctccgattcactccagatctctcgccaactcctccacagcactctcaaagatcagatcgccagttcttgaaggatcttggaagctttccaagtcaagaggcggatcaaaggcaagaagagaagctaggattagggttttctgtactcattgtaagctttgcgcttgtattttgtttccctttcctttcttcttgtactgagagtcttgtagggcttctcagCCCtcagtagttaccgaaaaggagtgttttcatagtggagggtgcgtgcgtggtgtggatccttggattagtcacctcttgtgaggtggataccaagtaaaccaaccttgttagcgttgtgtgattgtttctgttattttccgctgcatatccttgaagaaacgagcaacgccgagcaacgagcacgcgacgagctattcacccccccccctctagctacttttggtcctaacaagtggtatcagagcgaggccgctcttcaccggaatcatcgccggaagggtcaagcataacaagaaaagctagagggtgaagaagttggagcaaattcttcaagttcaagactttatcaagctcaacttcaagatgcaattccaagatggacttggatttgacacaagggtggctccaccatacacttctacgagtttcgattcttggaaatcaagaatcgaaaattttcttatgatggagatagagcaatggtttgctctaatggaaggcttcaaggctccaagaaattcaaagggtaaagttctcaagaggagcaagtggagccaagagcaagtccaaaggtgcgaggctaatgacaaagtgaccaagcttttggtcaatttattgccaagcatcatcctttgcaaaattggagaatttgaagatgcaaaggaattatggagcaaattggacaagcttcatgaagagatcccctccactgtacaagatcatgaagaatccagagagggtgactctttggagcaagaccaagaggaggactccgaggttgagagatgctcaacctccgaagaagaggaaatccgagaagcttcatcctcaagggaatgcaatgaagggaacaaggagggagcatactccttgtttcatgttcaagatgatgaagcctccacctctaggattgagggggagcaatccttggtgacgccggatcaagaagaaggagaagcttcgacatccgggtcaagtgaagaagaagaaggtggtgccacctccgaaattcaagaaatagcaaatggaggaggaagtgccatccctacacaagaaggtataaatgtttcaattaaaaaaaaaaaatcatataatatgttttgagtgtagggaaagtgggcactacaagagcaagtgtcccaacttggccaagaagaaggaccaagtggcaaaaaagggcaaggagaagcccaaggagaccatccccggaacaaaaaggagcaaggagcacattgtgtgtttttcttgcaaccaaaaagggcattaccgaagtcaatgccccaaggggaagaagatggtcaaggctcaaggaggcattagtcaagggggagcctccaaggtaaagaagaaggtaacatttattgagcctacccctttacattatggtaaaaagcatgatagttctaacttttatcattttaatgcgatttaccataagaataggaagcatgagggctttaaggaaaagcatgtggccctacatgccaaaactactacacctaaggctaggaatgtaggtaaaagtctaggcaagaactctaaggattgtagctacaagcctagaaacaaaaatgctcatgaacttaatggaaaaacaaaaactaaggacttagtgatggaaaatcaagtcttgaggtcaagacttgataaaatggaaaagaccctaaaaaggatggaaaatatcctattagggcaaaaagagcataacctaggtttaggggtacaaaagacatccaatggccatagaggtttgggatacaaaccaaaggctaagaaggatgtgccctcttaccatagagttccatatagttatggaacaaaccctaggtctagtggtcaagccaaaaatactagggaagtcatccctaagagtatttttgcaataaatgtgactaaggcttctaagaagtctaagaaagtcacaaacaaggtcacaagggaggctatccctagagttgacctagaaagtgtgaccaatgcctccaagaagccaaacaaggtcactaggaaggtatctagagaagttatccctagtgaatacctagagcatccaaggagcaccaataggtgttgggttcctaggaacatcttctctaccccatagatgggttagagagtgtcaactccaattagaagggtagttaacccaactttgaggaaattgacactcaaggagcattttcaaggtttttgttaacctttgaaaatgaaatggaattattatttactccttgaaagagtaaaatgtgtctaatggtggaaaattgattttatcttaaaaaggcataaattgggaaaacctagagaaataccaagttgggattttggtattctcttataaattttaaggcactccgggccttgatttatgtgattactcttgaggaaaaatggaatatgccaacatttgaggataaacttaatttcaattggcataaattaatcaagagaattagaaatgctcatttaggttttggcactctcttgaagcactttgggcaatctagggtttaagttttaggattagctaggattaacgatacttagataggtaatctaggtatattttatttatgctaaaccttgccatgattgtttgctcataatatgccatgacatcatattttatcttatttgtattttgcattcatgacttatcatgaaaaatacaaaaataccatgtcatgccatacatgcatcatgtagttataggaatctttcttttgaaagctattttattttgatgtatgtcataacattatcatgcattatgtttatttccttaaaaattaaggacatatggcattagttaaacaagtggcatttgtttacaacaagtggaataaacaagtgacatttgtttaacaagtaaatcaacaagtaacatcctttgtggatgtctatctctcaaaatgcctagatagatatgcatgatccctagaatagggcaaaaccaaaatcttacatctcacaaagacctataagatgacttgtatgtgtttcagtgcacattagatacaagtgagatgttaggatgatgaacaaaactcaagatgttgatttagtacattcttttgagttttaagttcatcaaaacacatagttatgtgatttttcccatcattgggaaagctaatgtacaagtcatgtgcattatgcccaaggaacatgatgggatattggttttgaaaatgtttttaaaatgttttttgaaaaccttggtgaagactatcttttgatagtaatcaccattgaatagttagacacaaacttgaagaaaacgctaaagtttttgcaagttttcaagtttgtgtcaatctttgaaaatatgaagtattttcatagaaaactattttttcatgattaagtatgccctaaataatgtctacacgaaatttcatgatttttggatttttgtagaattttctaggggtttctgaagttggctgaatttaaaattcagcaactatcagaggctccgatcgatccatggatcgattggagtgcctgaatcgatccgtggatcgattcagaaggcaactcttgcgagcagaagctcgctggatcgatcagccgatcgatccacacatcctgaatcgatcagtggatcgattcaaataggttgaatcgattggaacccaactccaatcgatccaggacgctgattttggctgggaatgtctgatttcagcactctaaacctatgttagtctaggtaaccattccaaacccttaaaatatatttgtttacataaaaagggtgttttcgtgttgaaaacaaggatggaatggttaaggaagacttcattgaagtttaggttgaggtttgtttcaaattttgaacatttgaacctcaaaacttctaaatctgggtttcctaaaggtttagggattccaagtcattgttggtgcaatgacagaagttaccaccatgtctttagggggagggactctttaaaggcatgaaaattatttttcatgaaccttggaaggtggttaacattctttaaagaaaatgctcatggacgagcttttgaacttgaaatggggagtggatatcctcattatttcaagtggaaactcaagtggttagaaaatgctcaaggttgggtatttgtctacattgagggagaagttaaggataaatgaagggtatgggaccttcattgtcgtgttgatcacaacgagtgatgttgtgaacaacgatgagcaactcttcagggggagagttgtcaacaaatggatttgttgatgcatacccaaaattggggcatgggttgatgtgtgcccaaagatgggttgatgtgttttatcagtagggggtttgatgtgtgccaatagggggagaatgaaaggacttgtgaatgggagtaagttaggctttcattacctagagggagtttgccctcttagggggagaatgaagagtctaacttatgtgttcattacctagtggcatgaagaatgaggctatgagattagcttaacttacatgtggtattgtaagtgttattgtggtattgtcaaacatcaaaaagggggagattgttggtgcaacatctctcaggtcaaggttgacctggttgaccaagctgagtcttggtttgagtttagatgtttgacaataagatattgattgaagaagagtcaagtaggtcaagggagtgaccggatacttgactgggaagtcctagtgagtgaagctaggcagatggaaagtcctagtgagtgaagctaggcagatggaaagtcctagtgagtgaagctaggcagatggaaaaccctagtaagtgaaactaggtgaaagtcctggtgagtgaagccaggcaagggaaaattcagatggatcaaggatgatcggacatctggtgttgggaagtccaagtaggtcaaaggattgactggatacttggcatgaggaaatccagatgggtcaaggttgaccagacatctggtggaagtccaagtaggtcaagggagtgaccggatacttggcacgactagaaaagtccaagtgggtcaaagggattgaccagacacttggtgggaagtcctagcaggtcaaaggagtgaccagatgctaggcatgatgtaccaacgggtcaaggttgaccgggtgttggtttggtaggcttgggacttggttttgggcaaaaaccaagtactggatcgatcgatggatcgatccaagcctttcctagcgaacagagcctcggatcgatccgtggatcgatcagatgtcccaatcgatcgctggatcgattgggaggccgttgagcgataagcgctggatcgatccatggatagATCCAGCGCTTTTCGCGCAGgacgccggatcgatccgtgaatcgatccaaagcctccccgatcgattgggaacattcgaatcgatcgggatccgaccgttggcgtcgataaaggccgcaggcgcacgattccttcggcatcgcttctccgattcactccagatctctcgccaactcctccacagcactctcaaagatcagatcgccagttcttgaaggatcttggaagctttccaagtcaagaggcggatcaaaggcaagaagagaagctaggattagggttttctgtactcattgtaagctttgcgcttgtattttgtttccctttcctttcttcttgtactgagagtcttgtagggcttctccgccctcggtagttaccgaaaaggagtgttttcatagtggagggtgcgtgcgtggtgtggatccttggattagtcacctcttgtgaggtggataccaagtaaaccaaccttgttagcgttgtgtgattgtttctgttattttccgctgcatatccttgaagaaacgagcaacgccgagcaacgagcacgcgacgagctattcacccccccccccccccctagctacttttggtcctaacaacaaTGTGCTGTATCACTGATAGAATTGAATCTCCCAAAATCAATCATATAATTCTAACTATGTCATCATCTAAGGAAGAGAGGGGGGGTATTCAATGTTGGACTTTTAATTACTTTAAATGACTTTCGTGGATTATAAACGTCTAGATGTATTCAAtctaaatttttataaactttaTAGAAATCTAGTAGTatccaaattaaatttttatagagttttaaaaagtcatgtggtatttaaacttgactttttaaaactctatgaaaatcttttggtatccaaagtttcaatagattttcatggattcttttagaaatccttggatataaattttaaccaataagAGCTCTCCAAAACACTTgatacaattttaaaaataaaataaaaagtcttctcctcatctttgagatttctatagacttcaaatcgttttaattttttacaaataagtTCTTTCTCTTCCCACTCctcgattttgattatttttttatcttaaagGTCCTGACCTCATTTAACCTCTTAGCGGCCTGCATCTACCTCTCAGCATGCATTTCATGCGAAGCTAAGAGCCCTCTTAAATGTCGTTTTCTGACATTATAACGGTAAAAGAATGGATCGAAACGGCTGGAACGGAACAGCAACCGATTGAAGCCTTTTCTTCGGCGGCAATTCATGGCGGTGGGTTGCAGGCGGAGATTTTTTCTCCGGTTGCTCGTGATGGGAAACAATGAGTGTCATCTAGTGAAGCCTACGGTGCGTCGGAAAGGAAAAAAAGAAGTAGAAAAATTGTTTGAGGTGGTCGGTGATGCTTCTGTCGACTACTTGCGAGCGGGTCAAAGTCGAAGTCGATTTGGACCGCAGCGCTGCGCGTAGAGAGAAGAGAAACATGAGACAGtagttttaatataaaatatgtattaataaatcaaattaattctcaaattaattaatagataatttaataaaagtctaataaaatttgatgtaaaaatattttataaaattcattaaattttaaacatttctaaataaaatttatatatttatatttatttattttaataatatcattactaatcaaatttattaatttaatattttattaaaagtttgaccaaactAAAGAGTTTGACTAATATTTCAAATTAACttggatcaaaattataaataaaaatatttaaaattattataatattgttgaatttaaaattatattataaaatttttttaagtgaGACGttatcttttctttatttttaactAAAACATGGTAAAAATATAAAAAGTTGAAAAAGTTTTCTATAGACAAGTatgctatttattattttattaaaaaaataaattcaattaggtattttagattttatttgaaaataaatattgtATAAAATCATGACCGCCTATGCTTTTCTAAGATTGTATACACCTCTTAAATCcataaattttcataaaatttaCAAATGTATGTAAAAGTCTGGTAAAAAAGTATATAGAACTCTATGTAATTCTTTTAACAACTATACGAGATTCTATAAAAGTCAATAAAAATCtattaagggggtgtttggttgatgagtttgagaatgagggaatggaatgatagtaaaagatagtgatTGGATTGTTGGTTTGGGAATAATAATTTAggaatgatttctagatttatgggaatcaacaaaACTCATATAACTAGTTGGGTTTCATTCTCATCCTCATTCCCATTCCACCTAACTATCAAAGTCATACCTATAGTCATTTCTATTATTTAATCAAACGCCACCTAAGTCCACAAAagtctatcattaaaaaaaatcaataaaaatcatTCAATCTCTTG
Coding sequences within it:
- the LOC122017167 gene encoding patatin-like protein 6 produces the protein MESRMESTEVEEEEEEMHHCGDEEATVAAMAEEPSIDADKLSYEIFSILESKFLFDYDDHNKLWLSAAPSVADSAPPAPEEAMQSSSFGNQRGKVCVLCIDGGGGGGMRGILPGKAVSYLEQALKAKSGDPDARISDYFDLAAGTGVGGVFVAMLFASRDGVRPLFEADDTWRFLADKGNNLLRKASSSRSAFLRCLSLRGGASTTAAVDRAMKEAFGKDLTLRDTVKPVLIPCYDLLTSAPLVFSRADAVESEGFNFRLWEVCRATWAEPGLFAPAEISSVDGTTACVGVDGGLTMSNPTAAAITHVLHNKYEFPFVRGVEDLMVLSLGCGDAVDGRRGAREWTIPVARIAAGGAADLVDQSVALAFGQCRSSNYVRVQGNGRRISGDADCCDVKALSQASEEMLRQKNVESVLFAGKRVKQETNMEKLEWFAGELVLEHRRRSCRIAPTVAFKRAIPKPTNRS